Proteins co-encoded in one Chrysiogenia bacterium genomic window:
- the ftsL gene encoding cell division protein FtsL, whose protein sequence is MATSVSISQQAVSRGGRVAKAMRRQAKPRSGPGTMYFVVLIGLTVCFSLAYVWLRMHRIEVAYELSVNQQREQELDKEHRRLLYTLATLKDPKRLEKIAREDLGMSVPAPGQVIVLEDSSQ, encoded by the coding sequence CCAGCAGGCGGTCAGCCGCGGCGGGCGCGTGGCCAAGGCCATGCGCCGCCAGGCCAAGCCGCGTTCGGGCCCGGGGACGATGTATTTCGTGGTGCTCATCGGGCTGACCGTGTGCTTCTCGCTGGCTTACGTGTGGCTGCGCATGCACCGCATCGAGGTCGCCTACGAACTCTCGGTCAACCAGCAGCGAGAGCAGGAACTCGACAAGGAACACCGGCGCCTGCTCTATACGCTGGCGACGCTCAAGGACCCCAAGCGGCTTGAAAAGATCGCCCGCGAGGATCTGGGCATGAGCGTTCCCGCGCCCGGTCAGGTCATCGTGCTGGAGGATTCCTCGCAGTGA